The DNA region TATTTAAGGAAGCAGTTAGTAAATTATTACAAAAGTGAAATTTATACTTATGATTCTTTTGCAAAGGATCACCATATTTACAGAAATTAATTAAAATAGTCAAGTGTTATTCTGATTTTAAACTAATAATACTATGTAATATTATCGCCTTGGTACCTAAAAAGCTCACCATAAAATGTAAAATTGCTTGACTTATATGTCAATCCTGTAATAATGCACTGAAAGAAAATGATCGGTTCGAACGGTCGTGCTAATAATAGATTACTTTCGATGAGATAAGCTAACATTATACCATTGAACTGCGCCCCTATGTTTAGACCAAAAAAGCTTTAAATAGAGAGACTATTATTTTCATAAACTATCTACAAAAATATTATTTTTATAATTTTGTAGCTGTTGTGGTAATAGTGGAATTGTGGGTAAGTCGCAAGACTTATCCATAAATCCACTATATATCTCAAACGGCGTTTTGTACTCCAAAGCCTGATGGGGCCTTTGATTGTTATACCAATTCAACCATTTCGGGATATTATTTTTCAACTCTAAAACTGAAGTACACCGGTATAAATACGACCCCTCATACTTAAACGATCGCCATAAACGCTCAATATGGGCATTATCGTTACACCTGCCTTTGCCCGTCATGCTGATGCTTATGACGCATCTCCTCAATTCATTAATCCAATCCTCGCTGGTAAACTGGCTACCTTGATCACTATTAATTATCGACGGCTTCCCATATTTAGCTATAGCATCTTCTAACGCTAGCAAACAGCTCTCTGTATTTAAACTATTTGATAAACGATATCCTACTACTAATCTAGTATAAACATCGATTAATGCAACCAAATACATAAAACCACTTTGTACCCTTAAATAAGTGATATCCACCTGCCATACCTGATTTGGCTTTATAACCTCTAACCCTGATAGCAAATATGGATAAATAGCTTCTTTTAGGTTTCTTTTACTTGTATTAATCGAAGGGTAAATTGCTTGCAAATTCATTAGTTTCATCAACCTCCTGACTTTTTTGCTGTTAACAATTACCACTTCTCTCCTAAGTATCGCCGTTATTCGCCGGTAACCATATATCGGATAATTACTATAGATCTCAACTATTCTATTACTTAAATAATTATCTTGATCCTTCTCCGAATCCTTGTAATATAGGCTGGAGCGGTTCAGATTCAATAGCTGACTTTGCCGACGAACACTTAAATCTTTATAATCCTTATCTACCATCACTTTCCTCTTTATAGTTTCAACTTGGCAGATACGAGCTGCAAAAAATCGTTTTCTACCTTCAATTTGCCAATAGTTGCATGCAGTTTCTCTATTTCGCTTGTAGAACTAGAGGAATTACCGTTTTCATAGCTAAACTTAAAAATATCAGCACCATTTTCCAAAAATTGTTTCTTCCACCTTGTCATTACCGACCTTGGAACTTGATATTTTGAGATTATTTCAGCAATACTCAAATCTCCTCGGATCATCTCTAGCGATACTTTAAACTTAAATTCTTTACTGTAACTTTTTGGCTTACTCATTTTCGACTGCTCCTATTTTATATTTATTTTAACATAAAATAGTCTCTCTATCACTGCTCTAGTTTTCGGGGCGCATTACGGCTATTTAGAGAATAATGAATCTCAAATTATAGCCCAGCTGACTAAAGAGCTGCAATGTAACGGACACTATATTAAAAATCGATTTACCATTTCTACTAACAAGCTTATTAATGTGTCTACAAAATTAGCAGATTCTCCCCAAGTAGAGAAGATCAAATTAATAAATAACCCTGAGCTAATATCCTTGCAAAAATCGTCTGAATTAACCCCGGATATTGTAAATAATAAAGAGCTATCACCTAAAGAAATAATTGACTCTCATGTTATGCTGCAGGAGATTTCTCAAATCCCCTTACGCTTACAGAAATACTTTAGTCATGACTTCCCAGCTTTATTCTCACCAGATAATCAAATCATTTTAGTCAATAAATGGTTAAAGATGGAAGAAGCAAATAGAACTAATAATCAGTTAATATGGAAGATACGTGAAGCTAAATTCAAGATAGAAAATATGGCAATAAAACCTGATGACCACATTAAACCTCTTGTGAAACATGCATCAAGCAGCGAACTGGAAGAAGATGAGGGAGAAAAAACCATAGCGTACTCAAGTGTAGCGCAGGAGCCTCGCTCAGATTCGACATGCGACTTATCAGCTGAGTACGAGTCTCAAAAGGAGACTATAGTTAATTCAGGAGAATTTGGTGCTAGGAGCAATGGAGCGACGAGTGACGATGTCACCAACTTCTCATCAATTGACTATAGTGTTGCAAACCAAATAGCCTCCTTGCCTATATCTAAGGAGTTAGATCCCGCTAAGGTGTCAAACCCTACTTTCTCTGACAATCTCATTCCTGAAGCGGAATGCAGTAAGAGCATGACCCCAATATTAACCCCCAATATTTCTATCGCACCTTTACAAAACGGGCAAAATCATGTAATAATTAGCTCCCCTGAGATAATGGACGAGGGAAACTCTTCTTCCTCTCTTATACCATTTCCGAAAACTAATCATCACGTCGCCGTACTTCATGAGCTCCCCTCCTCACCTACTAATATGTACTCGCCGGTGCAGGGCACTCATACTCCTAATGCTAATTTAGTTTTGGGAGATGGTATTATTCCCCCCGAGACTACACCAGAAATAGGAAAAAGTAAGCAAACTATTACCAATTCCAGCTCTTGGTCGTATAAAGCCCCTTTCAGTTATCTCTCGTTTCTTGCCCATAAAGCTACAGAATTTGTGCATAACATCACATCTTTGGTACAGAAGGAGCTAGAGTGCTCTTCAACTTTTAGCAGTAGTTTTGATTATTCCGCTGAAAGCCTACAGTTAGCAGGAGACTCTGCTGATCCCTTAGAGGGAAATATAATAGTCTATAAATATTTGCTATAAGTTAATCCTGGTGGGAAATAGCCATATTTATTATATAGTAAGAAAAGTGGGGTGAGCCCAAAAGGGAGGAGCTCGACGAGTCCATTTAGGGGGAGTTTTATCGTGTAACCATTTTGCGTTAAGATACTGTTGATACGCTTCATAAATATTTTGGTTAGGAATAGAATTTAGCGGTAACTGTATCGATTTAGTACAATTAGGAAAAGCGGTAATATTCTCTCCTTGTTTTAAGTGAGTGGAATATGTTAGCAAGTGACTTACTAATTCCTCTGTTTTATGCTTTTTATGATAACGTAAACTGTATTCACTACAAAGAGCAATCAGATGATTAAAAAGCCAAAACCAATTACTGTAATTAGTAGCAGCCCAAATAGTACACATATGATTTATATGTGTTGGTTTGTAAATATTAGGATAGATAATGCTGCTATTTAGGAAGATTGCGGTACTGAGTAGCTGAGCTGATTCAAGCACCATCTTTATCACTCTTTTATCATCTAATACTTGAGCGGATATTATGGGCGAAAGATTAGTCACGAAAATATTCATGGTATACTACCCGTAAATGAAGAGAAAGATTTTTGCTCTAAACCACTCAAAAGTCACTCAATTACCTGGAAGGGGCAAGGTACCTGTAAGAGGCATTGGAAAATAATTTTCATCATGTTTAGTTAATAATTCCCTAGCAATAAAAGTATTATTTGCCAGCTTTCCTACCGCCACTATACCTTGTTGTTCCCGAAATAAAGCAGGTAGTAACCCTTGGTAGGATATTTTTAAATCTTTAACATTATCGGTAATAATAAAATTTATTTTATCAGGAGCACTTTTTTCTATTGACCCTAGCTTTACTAATCCTCCTACCCTAAATTCTTGCCCTATTTTTGTTTCATGAATTTTCGAAGGGGGATAAAAAAAGGTTATATTCTCTTCAAGATTATATAATATTATATATACCCCTAAGCTACTACATAATAGACAACATAGTATAATCTTTAATCTATCTTTTACCCTTTTTTGCATTACTATATCTGATCTTATAATAATCTAACAAACTTTTTATTAAGAGGCTAGCTAGCATCCCAAATGCAAATAAGTATGAGCCTATTATATGTTGTTCCATGTTTCCTTAATATATACTCTAGGAACTTCAAGAATTAGCGTCGTCATGTCTAAAGATCTGCGATGCTCACGTACTATAGTACGCTGCGCTTCTCGACTTTGACACTCCTAGCTCTTCTTGAAGTTGACCTTCGTATACCAACTCTTCAGTTACGAGCAGTATACTTCTCTGATATAATGTTAGTTAATTATAACAACCTAACATATTCTATAATTTCTTGAGGGGTCGAATTCAAATAAAAATGTTTTAAATATTTTCCTTCTTGATTCATTAAATAAAGGAAAGAAGAATGATCCAGCATATAATCTTCTCCCTCCCCTCCTACTTTTGCATAATATACTTTAAATATGTCGGCTACTGCCTTGATTTGCTGTTCACTGCCCGTTAACCCAATAAATTGAGGGTTAAAATGAGATAAATATTCCTTAAGGACTAAAGGGGTGTCGCGTTTAGGATCAATAGTAATAAAAGCAAACTGAATATTAATTTGATATTTTTGGAGAGTATTATAAACTTCTACTATTTTTTGTAAAGAGGTAGGACAAATATCAGGGCAATAAGTAAAACCGAAATAAATTAAGCTAAATTTACCTTTTAATTTATCGCTATTAAAAACCTTCCCATTTTGATCGATTAACTCAAAATCTCCCCCTATTTGCACCTCATTTTTATGCATATCTCCTTCTCCGGTGAGAGGCTTTGGCGGTACTTCAATAGATAATAATAGATATAGTGAGGTTACAGTAATTAATAACCCTATTGTTATTACTATTTTGATCACCATATTTGAATGAGCGGGTTCTTTCTTCATGCTAATA from Candidatus Tisiphia endosymbiont of Beris chalybata includes:
- a CDS encoding pyrimidine dimer DNA glycosylase/endonuclease V, with translation MNIFVTNLSPIISAQVLDDKRVIKMVLESAQLLSTAIFLNSSIIYPNIYKPTHINHMCTIWAATNYSNWFWLFNHLIALCSEYSLRYHKKHKTEELVSHLLTYSTHLKQGENITAFPNCTKSIQLPLNSIPNQNIYEAYQQYLNAKWLHDKTPPKWTRRAPPFWAHPTFLTI
- a CDS encoding SCO family protein, which encodes MKKEPAHSNMVIKIVITIGLLITVTSLYLLLSIEVPPKPLTGEGDMHKNEVQIGGDFELIDQNGKVFNSDKLKGKFSLIYFGFTYCPDICPTSLQKIVEVYNTLQKYQINIQFAFITIDPKRDTPLVLKEYLSHFNPQFIGLTGSEQQIKAVADIFKVYYAKVGGEGEDYMLDHSSFLYLMNQEGKYLKHFYLNSTPQEIIEYVRLL
- a CDS encoding IS3 family transposase, which gives rise to MVDKDYKDLSVRRQSQLLNLNRSSLYYKDSEKDQDNYLSNRIVEIYSNYPIYGYRRITAILRREVVIVNSKKVRRLMKLMNLQAIYPSINTSKRNLKEAIYPYLLSGLEVIKPNQVWQVDITYLRVQSGFMYLVALIDVYTRLVVGYRLSNSLNTESCLLALEDAIAKYGKPSIINSDQGSQFTSEDWINELRRCVISISMTGKGRCNDNAHIERLWRSFKYEGSYLYRCTSVLELKNNIPKWLNWYNNQRPHQALEYKTPFEIYSGFMDKSCDLPTIPLLPQQLQNYKNNIFVDSL
- the ccmE gene encoding cytochrome c maturation protein CcmE — translated: MQKRVKDRLKIILCCLLCSSLGVYIILYNLEENITFFYPPSKIHETKIGQEFRVGGLVKLGSIEKSAPDKINFIITDNVKDLKISYQGLLPALFREQQGIVAVGKLANNTFIARELLTKHDENYFPMPLTGTLPLPGN